One region of Mycobacterium riyadhense genomic DNA includes:
- a CDS encoding DUF3043 domain-containing protein, producing MKLLGRKKGHEEGADAPTARDTAGSGPAADAASGVAQGARKTGPKGRPTPKRSEARRNTRKGPVVPAPMTASEARARRKTLAGPKLSREERRAEKAASRARMTERRERMMAGEEAYLLPRDQGPVKRYVRDVVDARRNVLGLFMPSALALLFVMFAVPQLQFYMSPAMLVLMAVMTIDGIILGRKVGKLVDAKFPDNTESHWKLGIYAAGRASQMRRMRAPRPQVERGANVG from the coding sequence GTGAAGCTGCTGGGCCGCAAGAAGGGTCATGAAGAAGGCGCCGACGCGCCAACCGCACGCGACACTGCCGGCTCCGGGCCGGCCGCAGATGCCGCGTCAGGAGTGGCTCAAGGGGCGCGGAAGACTGGGCCAAAGGGTCGGCCCACACCCAAGCGCAGCGAGGCCAGGCGCAACACCAGGAAGGGTCCGGTCGTACCGGCGCCAATGACTGCCTCCGAGGCGCGAGCGCGGCGCAAGACGCTGGCCGGCCCCAAACTCAGCCGCGAGGAACGCCGCGCTGAAAAGGCCGCGAGCCGGGCCCGGATGACGGAACGCCGGGAACGCATGATGGCCGGTGAAGAGGCCTACCTGCTCCCGCGCGACCAGGGCCCGGTAAAGCGTTATGTCCGCGACGTGGTGGATGCCCGGCGCAATGTGCTCGGCCTGTTCATGCCGTCGGCACTGGCGTTGCTGTTCGTCATGTTCGCCGTCCCGCAGCTGCAGTTCTACATGTCGCCCGCGATGCTGGTGCTCATGGCCGTGATGACGATCGACGGGATCATTTTGGGCCGCAAAGTTGGCAAGCTGGTGGATGCGAAGTTTCCGGATAACACCGAAAGCCATTGGAAGCTAGGCATATACGCCGCGGGCCGGGCGTCGCAGATGCGCCGCATGCGGGCGCCGCGCCCCCAAGTCGAACGCGGCGCCAATGTCGGCTAA
- a CDS encoding glycerate kinase, which produces MRVLVAPDCYGDSLSAVEAAAVIATGWTRSRPGDTFIVAPQSDGGPGFVEVLRSRLGESRRLQVSGPLDTMVDAEWVFDPASATAYLECAQACGLSLLGGPPSPETALAAHSGGVGQLIAAALRAGAVRIVVGLGGTACTDGGRGMIAELGGLDAARRQLAEVELIAASDVEYPLVGPWGAARVFAPQKGADAATVAALEARLGAWAVELDAAAGRAVSAEPGAGAAGGIGAGLLALGGRCESGAAIIAEHTHLADDLADAELIVTGEGKFDEQSLHGKVVGEIAAAARPLGIPVIVLAGQVVLDKSAARSSGIMSALSIADYAGSVGLALADAANQLMGLASEVAARLGNRGGAGYR; this is translated from the coding sequence ATGCGGGTGCTGGTGGCCCCGGATTGCTACGGCGACAGCCTATCCGCGGTCGAGGCGGCCGCCGTCATAGCAACCGGCTGGACCCGGTCACGGCCAGGCGATACGTTCATCGTCGCCCCTCAATCCGACGGCGGCCCCGGCTTCGTCGAGGTGCTGCGCAGCCGACTGGGCGAGTCGCGGCGGCTGCAGGTGTCCGGCCCGCTGGACACCATGGTGGACGCCGAGTGGGTGTTCGATCCGGCGTCGGCCACGGCGTACCTGGAATGCGCACAAGCGTGCGGCCTGTCGTTGCTGGGCGGCCCGCCGTCGCCCGAGACCGCATTGGCGGCGCATAGCGGGGGAGTAGGACAGCTCATCGCCGCTGCATTGCGGGCCGGGGCGGTGCGAATCGTCGTTGGTCTGGGAGGGACCGCTTGCACCGACGGCGGACGCGGGATGATTGCGGAGCTCGGCGGCCTCGATGCTGCCCGCCGCCAGTTGGCCGAAGTCGAGCTGATCGCCGCCTCGGACGTCGAATACCCGCTCGTAGGGCCCTGGGGCGCGGCCAGGGTGTTTGCGCCGCAGAAGGGCGCCGATGCCGCTACCGTCGCAGCGCTGGAAGCTCGCCTTGGGGCATGGGCGGTGGAACTGGACGCCGCGGCTGGGCGGGCCGTGAGCGCCGAGCCGGGTGCCGGTGCCGCCGGCGGTATCGGGGCGGGGCTGCTTGCACTGGGCGGCCGGTGCGAATCCGGTGCGGCGATCATCGCCGAACATACCCACCTTGCCGACGACCTCGCCGATGCGGAGTTGATCGTCACAGGGGAGGGCAAGTTCGACGAGCAGTCGCTGCACGGAAAGGTGGTCGGCGAGATCGCGGCTGCGGCCCGCCCACTGGGAATTCCGGTGATTGTTCTAGCCGGGCAGGTGGTTCTGGATAAATCCGCGGCGCGCTCGTCAGGCATCATGTCGGCCTTGTCGATCGCCGATTACGCGGGTTCAGTGGGGTTGGCGCTGGCTGACGCCGCCAATCAGCTCATGGGATTGGCATCTGAGGTTGCCGCACGACTCGGGAATCGCGGCGGTGCAGGGTACCGTTGA